A window from Phaeocystidibacter marisrubri encodes these proteins:
- a CDS encoding VF530 family protein translates to MTQPNNPLHGIKLAQIVEELHDHYGWQELGERIPIRCFQFEPSVKSSLKFLRRTPWAREKVERLYLKMLKSGA, encoded by the coding sequence ATGACTCAACCCAACAACCCCCTTCACGGTATTAAGCTCGCTCAAATTGTTGAGGAGCTTCACGACCATTACGGTTGGCAAGAGCTCGGAGAACGCATTCCTATTCGGTGTTTCCAATTTGAACCTTCCGTAAAATCCAGTTTGAAATTCCTGCGAAGAACTCCTTGGGCTAGGGAAAAAGTGGAACGCTTGTATTTAAAGATGTTGAAGTCTGGCGCCTGA